Proteins encoded by one window of Blautia faecicola:
- a CDS encoding PcfB family protein: MNYGAEPADQVVRYSLEGMEYSLKITGNVAKHVAVFIAAALKDQKKTRGKTRLTRMLKEQRPMKFFTVPGDRLKEFAKEAKARGILYVVIKDKVNPDQTEVMVFADDAAKMNRVLDRMNLDFVKAESGSMVTETVEKETAPEQAENQMEQASGENVRTETVVLPEGKIEFELDDAEDMFQIGDEVFPEGNFTQAQEGEVKNPSEPFSRNRNTSSGRETSWEEKNEKPSVRKELGDIRKEQEEKRKRPDRRKNARERRKKRKNMKTKGR; encoded by the coding sequence ATGAATTACGGAGCAGAACCGGCAGATCAGGTGGTACGGTACAGTCTGGAAGGGATGGAGTATTCGCTGAAGATCACCGGGAATGTAGCAAAGCATGTGGCAGTTTTTATTGCTGCCGCCTTGAAGGACCAGAAAAAGACAAGAGGAAAAACGAGGCTTACCAGAATGCTGAAAGAACAGCGTCCGATGAAATTTTTTACAGTACCGGGTGACAGACTGAAAGAGTTTGCGAAAGAAGCCAAAGCGAGAGGTATCTTATATGTTGTCATCAAGGATAAGGTGAATCCGGACCAGACAGAAGTGATGGTATTTGCCGATGACGCAGCAAAGATGAACCGGGTATTAGACCGTATGAATCTGGACTTTGTAAAAGCAGAATCAGGCTCTATGGTTACAGAAACAGTAGAAAAAGAGACTGCACCGGAACAGGCAGAGAACCAGATGGAACAAGCATCTGGGGAGAATGTACGAACAGAAACTGTTGTCCTGCCGGAAGGTAAGATCGAGTTTGAACTGGACGATGCAGAGGATATGTTCCAGATTGGAGATGAAGTTTTCCCAGAAGGAAATTTTACACAGGCGCAGGAGGGGGAAGTAAAGAATCCATCCGAACCTTTCTCGCGCAACAGAAATACTTCTTCCGGTCGGGAAACTAGCTGGGAAGAAAAAAATGAAAAACCATCTGTGCGGAAAGAACTCGGAGATATCCGCAAGGAGCAGGAAGAGAAACGTAAACGGCCGGACAGACGGAAAAATGCCAGAGAGAGACGGAAGAAACGTAAGAACATGAAAACGAAAGGCAGGTAA
- a CDS encoding PrgI family protein, with protein sequence MEVKMNKEIRDYQESMFMGLDLRQCVCSVLAILTAVGIYFGMRDITGQEITGWLCVLGAAPFAACGFFKYHGMTAEQFLWAVIKSELLYPKKLVFQSEDIYYFCMQETISLGEKNQKDGAEIIKEREQKAEAKQRKKRKGRSDAFD encoded by the coding sequence ATGGAAGTAAAGATGAACAAAGAAATCAGGGACTATCAGGAATCCATGTTTATGGGACTGGACCTGAGACAATGTGTGTGTTCTGTTCTTGCGATTCTTACAGCAGTCGGAATTTACTTTGGAATGCGTGATATTACCGGACAGGAAATAACCGGATGGCTGTGTGTGCTTGGTGCTGCTCCATTTGCTGCCTGTGGCTTTTTCAAATATCATGGTATGACAGCCGAACAGTTTTTATGGGCAGTGATCAAATCCGAATTGCTGTATCCGAAGAAACTGGTGTTTCAGTCGGAAGATATCTACTACTTCTGCATGCAGGAGACCATCTCGCTGGGAGAAAAGAATCAAAAGGATGGAGCAGAAATCATAAAAGAGCGGGAGCAAAAAGCAGAAGCAAAACAGAGAAAGAAACGCAAGGGAAGGAGTGATGCCTTTGATTAA
- a CDS encoding ArdC family protein, translated as MDLTNMISNGTEETQVPEQKLTKEEYAAKKQQEREEVWAEVDSQAQGVFQDGERLKGFLDFMAECNTQRTPNLLLIYGQHPDFKVVRSYERWREEHRSVKAGEHGITYMISTEYEKDGEMRRGYTIGKGFDISQMSGKPLEERPQRSLTELVGAVLKDQSVRVQIEDNLPDKVQAQYNPRYRTIYIRNGMSEVTTFHALNRELACAALDQHTGTYSRQKVSAQAYCAAYVIAKRYGVDVTGFNLERIAQMQEYGKKDPQELRNFLNDIRQASYTIRNHVERNFGAKEQEFTIDEFAIADPIKTPESKTEKPSGKEKKTKTQPER; from the coding sequence ATGGATTTAACAAATATGATTTCAAACGGAACAGAAGAAACACAGGTTCCGGAACAGAAGCTGACAAAGGAAGAATATGCAGCCAAGAAGCAGCAGGAAAGAGAAGAGGTATGGGCTGAGGTAGATTCACAGGCACAGGGAGTTTTTCAGGATGGAGAAAGACTGAAAGGCTTTCTGGATTTTATGGCAGAGTGTAATACACAGAGAACTCCGAATCTGCTTTTGATCTACGGACAGCATCCGGATTTTAAGGTGGTAAGGTCTTATGAACGCTGGAGAGAAGAACACCGTTCAGTAAAAGCAGGGGAGCATGGCATTACTTATATGATTTCCACTGAATACGAAAAAGACGGAGAAATGCGGAGAGGGTATACGATCGGAAAAGGATTTGACATCAGTCAGATGTCAGGAAAGCCATTAGAAGAACGCCCACAGCGAAGTCTGACAGAACTGGTAGGAGCTGTCTTAAAAGACCAGTCGGTGCGTGTACAGATTGAGGATAATCTGCCAGACAAAGTGCAGGCCCAGTACAATCCGAGATACCGTACCATTTATATCCGCAACGGAATGAGTGAAGTAACGACATTCCATGCACTGAACCGGGAACTGGCATGTGCAGCACTGGACCAGCATACCGGAACCTACAGCCGACAGAAAGTCAGCGCACAGGCATATTGTGCGGCCTATGTGATTGCGAAACGTTATGGTGTGGATGTTACCGGATTCAATCTGGAGCGTATTGCACAGATGCAGGAATATGGAAAGAAAGATCCGCAGGAACTTCGAAACTTCTTAAATGATATCCGTCAGGCTTCTTACACCATCCGAAACCATGTGGAGCGTAATTTCGGTGCGAAGGAACAGGAGTTTACGATCGATGAATTTGCTATTGCAGATCCGATCAAAACACCGGAATCCAAAACGGAAAAGCCGTCCGGGAAAGAGAAAAAAACAAAGACGCAGCCGGAACGATAA
- a CDS encoding VirD4-like conjugal transfer protein, CD1115 family, with amino-acid sequence MYLVFLPFVWWAAAITACAITPDKNFIQILETLSEKLEQPFLITYTPYTFQCILIFTAAYFLGIGIYESQKRNYRRGVEHGSAKWGNVSEICRRYCEKQYTQNLLLTQHFRMGLDGYKHKRNLNVLVVGGSGAGKSRTYAIPNIMQCNCSMVITDPKAELLRKTGGVLERNGYEVRVFDLINPETSWCYNPFAYVRDDKDVLKLINNLIRNTTPKGAQSSDPFWEKSETALLQALMLYLLHEAPPEEQNFPMIMEMLGSAQVKEDDEDYQSPLDILFERLEMRDPESIAVKQYAIYKQAAGKTAKSILISVGVRLAAFNLKQIANLTCTDELDLYSIGEKKVALFCCIPDADTSMNYLVGMIYSNLFQTLYYVADRKYGGRLPIPVHCIMDEWPNVALPDDFDKILATMRSRGISCSIIIQNIAQMKALFKDSYESLIGNCDEFLYLGGNEKEGHKYVSELLGKETLDTNTYGQTKGRSGSYSVNYQQTGRELLTPDEIRLLDNRKAILFIRGERPIMDDKYDLKKHVNFRYTEDGGASPYDYAKTPLAHDDLNIDINRLDDYELLSTEDILGE; translated from the coding sequence CTGTATCTTGTCTTTCTGCCATTTGTCTGGTGGGCGGCAGCGATTACCGCTTGTGCCATTACACCGGATAAGAATTTTATTCAAATCTTAGAAACGCTGAGCGAAAAACTCGAACAGCCGTTTCTTATCACGTATACCCCGTATACGTTCCAATGTATTCTGATATTCACAGCAGCCTATTTCTTAGGCATTGGTATTTATGAATCCCAAAAAAGAAATTATAGAAGAGGCGTGGAACATGGTTCCGCAAAATGGGGCAATGTGTCCGAAATCTGCAGACGTTACTGCGAAAAACAGTACACCCAGAATCTGCTTTTAACACAGCATTTCCGCATGGGACTGGATGGCTATAAGCATAAACGAAATTTAAATGTGCTGGTAGTCGGAGGTTCCGGGGCAGGAAAGAGCCGGACCTATGCGATTCCGAACATCATGCAGTGCAACTGCTCGATGGTGATCACAGATCCGAAAGCGGAACTTCTGCGCAAAACAGGAGGTGTCCTGGAACGGAATGGATATGAAGTCCGGGTTTTTGATTTAATCAATCCGGAAACTTCCTGGTGCTATAATCCGTTTGCGTATGTCCGGGATGACAAGGATGTGCTGAAACTAATTAACAACCTGATCCGTAACACGACACCGAAAGGTGCACAAAGCTCGGACCCGTTCTGGGAAAAGTCCGAGACTGCACTTTTACAGGCACTTATGCTGTATTTACTGCATGAAGCTCCACCGGAAGAACAGAACTTCCCGATGATCATGGAAATGCTTGGAAGCGCACAGGTAAAAGAAGATGATGAGGATTACCAGTCTCCACTGGATATTTTGTTTGAGAGACTGGAAATGCGGGACCCAGAGAGTATTGCGGTCAAGCAGTATGCTATTTATAAGCAGGCGGCCGGCAAGACTGCGAAGTCGATTTTGATTTCTGTTGGTGTCCGTCTGGCAGCGTTCAATCTGAAACAGATCGCCAATCTGACCTGTACAGACGAACTGGATCTGTACAGCATCGGAGAGAAGAAGGTCGCATTGTTCTGCTGTATCCCGGATGCGGATACCAGTATGAATTATCTGGTCGGCATGATCTACAGTAATCTGTTTCAGACACTGTATTATGTGGCAGACCGGAAGTACGGAGGAAGGCTTCCGATTCCGGTGCACTGCATTATGGATGAATGGCCAAACGTAGCCTTGCCGGATGATTTTGACAAGATTCTGGCAACCATGCGTTCCAGAGGGATTTCCTGCAGTATCATCATCCAGAACATCGCACAGATGAAAGCGTTGTTCAAAGACTCCTATGAGAGTCTGATCGGCAACTGCGATGAATTTTTATATTTGGGTGGAAATGAAAAAGAAGGACATAAGTATGTCTCGGAATTATTGGGAAAAGAGACATTGGATACCAATACCTACGGACAGACAAAAGGGCGTAGCGGCAGCTATTCGGTGAATTATCAGCAGACTGGAAGGGAACTTTTAACACCGGATGAAATACGGCTTTTAGATAACCGCAAAGCGATTTTGTTTATTCGTGGGGAGCGTCCGATCATGGACGATAAATATGATTTAAAAAAGCATGTGAATTTCAGATACACAGAGGACGGTGGTGCATCGCCTTATGATTATGCGAAAACACCACTGGCTCACGACGATTTAAACATTGACATTAACAGATTAGACGATTATGAACTGCTCTCTACCGAGGACATCCTTGGTGAATAG
- a CDS encoding glutamyl-tRNA amidotransferase yields MTPPMPMGRKQKKWMGLYMTLVLIATVGATTVFAAGDPLSVINNLSTFIFSLIRAIGLILLGFGVVQVGLSLKSHDPSQRANGFLTLAGGVIITFAKEILDLIMA; encoded by the coding sequence ATGACACCCCCGATGCCGATGGGGAGAAAGCAGAAGAAATGGATGGGGCTTTATATGACACTGGTTCTTATTGCAACCGTAGGGGCAACCACGGTGTTTGCAGCCGGAGATCCGCTGTCGGTGATCAATAACCTGTCTACATTCATCTTCTCACTGATCCGTGCCATCGGCTTGATCCTGCTTGGATTTGGAGTGGTGCAGGTAGGACTGTCCTTAAAAAGCCATGATCCAAGCCAGAGGGCAAATGGATTTCTGACACTGGCCGGAGGCGTGATCATTACGTTCGCCAAAGAGATCCTGGACCTGATCATGGCGTAA
- a CDS encoding DUF4314 domain-containing protein — MVIYSREKVARLREQYPAGTRICLNSMDGEAGMPKGLEGTVQYVDDAGQLGVKWDNGRSLSLIPGVDSFHKKEGQGHPEEKPRKKRESDLQR; from the coding sequence ATGGTCATTTATTCAAGAGAAAAAGTGGCAAGACTTAGAGAACAGTATCCGGCAGGAACAAGAATCTGTCTGAATTCGATGGACGGAGAAGCGGGTATGCCGAAGGGACTGGAAGGAACTGTGCAGTATGTGGATGATGCAGGCCAGCTCGGTGTTAAGTGGGACAACGGCAGAAGTCTCTCACTGATACCGGGAGTGGATTCCTTTCATAAGAAAGAAGGACAGGGACATCCAGAAGAAAAGCCACGCAAGAAAAGAGAATCTGACTTGCAGAGATAA
- a CDS encoding DUF4313 domain-containing protein, whose amino-acid sequence MDTNKTLGYDWEYGHEEVAIRVSSYRNNGNLYVGLCHKEGREWEDFGDVTINLPYQFLEPNEAFITGDFTKDMLHFIKEHKLGKVLNETGRSGYATYQKVAFDLARLAEFDPEGVAEHCRFAGIEVPKEKPQKTKKQNRGEER is encoded by the coding sequence ATGGATACAAATAAGACGTTAGGATACGACTGGGAATATGGACATGAGGAAGTAGCGATTCGAGTAAGCTCTTACAGGAATAATGGGAATTTATATGTAGGACTCTGCCATAAGGAAGGGAGAGAATGGGAAGATTTTGGAGATGTAACCATTAATCTGCCCTATCAGTTCTTAGAGCCAAATGAGGCTTTTATAACAGGAGATTTTACCAAGGATATGCTTCATTTTATCAAGGAACATAAACTTGGAAAAGTGTTGAATGAAACAGGAAGATCAGGATATGCAACCTATCAGAAGGTAGCGTTTGATCTAGCAAGACTTGCGGAATTTGATCCGGAAGGCGTTGCAGAACATTGTAGATTTGCCGGGATAGAAGTACCGAAAGAAAAACCACAGAAAACGAAGAAACAAAACAGGGGAGAGGAACGATAA